One genomic window of Cupriavidus sp. P-10 includes the following:
- a CDS encoding AbrB/MazE/SpoVT family DNA-binding domain-containing protein — protein sequence MASATMTSKGQVTIPVEVRTHLGLSTGDRIEFVLNEQTGRYEVVPATRSVTALKGIIRKPAKPVSIDDMNAAIAEQGASAR from the coding sequence ATGGCATCTGCAACCATGACATCAAAGGGACAGGTCACAATCCCGGTGGAAGTGCGGACTCATCTGGGCCTGTCTACCGGGGACCGGATCGAATTCGTGCTCAATGAACAAACGGGACGCTATGAAGTGGTCCCTGCCACCCGCTCGGTAACCGCTCTCAAGGGCATTATTCGCAAGCCTGCGAAGCCAGTCTCGATCGACGACATGAATGCAGCGATAGCGGAGCAAGGGGCTTCTGCGCGATGA
- a CDS encoding ISNCY family transposase — protein sequence MRKPETITMTMRELDRLKVIQAVVDHGLSVWRAAEKLGLSRRQVERLVLRYREDGPVGLGSRKRGRDSNRQLPPGLESRVRGLIRDSYADFGPTLAAEKLRERHGINLATETVRRIMIDAGFWIPRKLRPPKVHQPRNRRACLGELVQIDGSDHAWFEDRAPACTLLVFVDDATSRLMQLLFVPSESTPAYFTATRAYIERHGKPMAFYSDKFSVFRVNARDSAEGRGYTQFGRALFELNIDILCANSSPAKGRVERMNGTLQDRLVKELRLRGISTMDAANAFAAHFIADFNARFAKVPRSDFDAHRPLRGDEDLERIFSWREWRKVSASLTLQYDKVLYLLEDRPEHRRLVHRYLEVAEYPDGRIELWADGASLPYTTFDKLAEVDQGAIVENKRLGHVLAIAAQVQARRDSRQTIGPSRTLAGEPPRPHRPAPNTKRQRLINRLDLERAMAAPPRNEKADILTLPTVNPLPHPGLNSVTSGQHHRPTTTPQKTPTPHKKHARSDI from the coding sequence ATGCGCAAGCCCGAGACCATCACGATGACTATGCGCGAACTCGATCGGCTCAAGGTGATTCAGGCCGTGGTCGATCATGGCCTGTCGGTATGGCGCGCGGCCGAGAAGCTCGGCTTATCACGGCGTCAGGTGGAACGTCTGGTACTACGCTACCGTGAGGACGGTCCCGTCGGCTTGGGCTCGCGCAAGCGTGGTCGTGACAGCAACCGCCAGCTCCCGCCCGGGCTGGAATCCCGTGTCCGGGGCCTGATCCGCGACAGCTACGCCGACTTCGGCCCCACGCTGGCGGCCGAGAAGCTGCGCGAGCGCCATGGCATCAACCTGGCCACGGAAACGGTGCGCCGGATCATGATCGACGCCGGTTTTTGGATCCCCAGGAAGCTGCGCCCGCCCAAGGTGCACCAGCCGCGCAACCGCCGCGCCTGCCTGGGCGAGCTGGTGCAGATCGACGGCAGCGACCACGCCTGGTTCGAGGACCGGGCCCCGGCCTGCACGCTACTGGTGTTTGTCGACGATGCCACCAGTCGGCTGATGCAGTTGCTGTTCGTCCCATCGGAATCCACACCAGCGTACTTCACCGCCACACGCGCCTACATTGAGCGCCACGGCAAGCCGATGGCGTTCTACAGCGACAAGTTCAGTGTCTTCCGGGTCAATGCCCGGGACAGCGCCGAGGGGCGCGGCTACACCCAGTTCGGGCGCGCGCTGTTCGAGTTGAATATCGACATCCTGTGCGCCAATTCGAGCCCGGCCAAGGGCCGCGTCGAGCGCATGAACGGCACACTGCAGGACCGGCTGGTCAAGGAGCTGCGGCTGCGCGGCATCAGCACGATGGATGCGGCCAATGCCTTTGCCGCGCATTTCATCGCCGACTTCAACGCGCGCTTTGCCAAGGTGCCGCGCAGCGACTTTGATGCGCACCGGCCGCTGCGCGGCGATGAGGATCTGGAGCGGATCTTCAGCTGGCGCGAGTGGCGCAAGGTGTCGGCCAGCCTCACGCTGCAGTATGACAAGGTGCTGTACCTGCTCGAGGACCGGCCCGAGCACCGGCGCCTGGTCCACCGCTACCTCGAGGTCGCCGAGTATCCGGACGGGCGGATCGAGCTGTGGGCCGACGGCGCGTCCCTGCCCTACACCACCTTTGACAAGCTCGCCGAGGTCGACCAGGGCGCGATCGTCGAGAACAAGCGGCTCGGGCACGTGCTGGCCATTGCCGCGCAGGTGCAGGCGCGGCGCGACAGCCGGCAAACCATCGGGCCGTCGCGCACGCTGGCCGGCGAGCCGCCGCGCCCACACCGGCCGGCGCCCAACACCAAGCGGCAGCGGCTGATCAACCGGCTCGATCTGGAGCGCGCGATGGCGGCGCCGCCGCGCAATGAGAAGGCGGACATTTTAACTTTGCCCACCGTGAATCCATTGCCCCACCCTGGGCTAAATTCTGTCACGTCAGGCCAGCACCACCGCCCCACCACCACCCCGCAAAAGACGCCAACCCCGCACAAAAAGCACGCTCGCTCCGACATTTGA
- a CDS encoding PIN domain-containing protein — protein MIGLDTNVLVRYFAQDDPVQAKQATELIESLTGDAPGYVTQVALVEVVWVLGRAYGADRDEITQVVETLLRTKELVVESAETVWKALRLYGGSSADFADCLIERMCHDAQCEYTMTFDTKAAKGAGMRLIK, from the coding sequence ATGATCGGTCTCGACACGAATGTGCTCGTACGATACTTCGCGCAAGATGATCCTGTGCAGGCTAAGCAGGCAACAGAACTGATCGAGTCGCTGACCGGGGACGCCCCGGGTTATGTCACCCAGGTGGCCCTCGTCGAAGTCGTGTGGGTATTAGGACGGGCTTATGGTGCGGACCGCGATGAAATCACGCAGGTGGTCGAGACGCTGCTACGGACGAAAGAATTGGTAGTCGAATCGGCGGAAACAGTCTGGAAGGCATTGCGCCTTTATGGCGGGTCATCGGCCGATTTCGCCGACTGCCTTATCGAACGGATGTGTCACGACGCGCAGTGTGAATACACGATGACGTTTGACACGAAAGCGGCCAAGGGCGCCGGAATGCGGCTCATAAAATAA
- a CDS encoding ISL3 family transposase produces the protein MAPRDCMAQLGCWEGYRLRDSWEETRNGQRFCIIRLEPKARRRRCCDGCGRGVSSIHDRVERRVRDLPVFEIPVELVVPRLRLACRRCGPKLERLDWLAPYARVTTRLAASVARLCKVMSLRHVAGFYRLAWTTVKRIDLRHLERELGPVDLSGVTVIAMDEFAIQKGHRYATVIVEPSSKRVLWVGRGRSREEIRPFFKLLGPEGCARLRAAVMDMNTAYDLEVRMHCPQAEVVYDLFHVVAKYGREVIDRVRVDEANRLRGDKTARKVVKSSRWLLLRNRENVTREADQIRLEEILAANKALMTVYVLKDDLKTLWAYRHPGYARRFWHEWYGRAMASGIAPLCLFAKRLKPYLPGILAHSRWPLGTNLVEGINNRIKVIKRMAYGFRDDYYFFLKIRAAFPGNR, from the coding sequence TTGGCCCCACGCGATTGTATGGCCCAGCTCGGCTGCTGGGAAGGCTATCGCTTACGCGATAGCTGGGAGGAGACCCGTAATGGGCAGCGTTTTTGCATCATCCGGCTGGAACCCAAGGCACGTCGGAGGCGGTGCTGCGATGGCTGTGGTCGAGGTGTTAGCAGTATCCACGACCGAGTGGAGCGGCGCGTGCGGGATCTTCCGGTGTTCGAGATTCCGGTAGAGCTGGTCGTGCCGCGGCTTCGTCTAGCTTGCCGGCGATGTGGCCCGAAGCTGGAGCGCCTGGACTGGCTCGCGCCCTATGCGCGGGTCACGACGCGGTTAGCGGCCAGCGTAGCGCGACTATGCAAGGTTATGTCGTTGCGCCATGTCGCGGGCTTCTACCGGTTGGCCTGGACCACGGTCAAGCGCATCGATCTGCGCCATCTCGAGCGGGAATTGGGGCCGGTCGATCTGAGCGGGGTCACGGTGATCGCGATGGACGAGTTTGCGATCCAGAAGGGCCATCGCTATGCCACAGTCATCGTCGAGCCGTCGAGCAAGCGGGTACTCTGGGTCGGGCGCGGTCGCTCCCGAGAGGAAATCCGGCCCTTCTTCAAGCTGCTTGGCCCTGAAGGCTGTGCCCGGCTTCGCGCCGCGGTGATGGACATGAATACCGCCTACGACCTTGAAGTGCGGATGCACTGCCCGCAAGCGGAGGTTGTCTATGACCTGTTCCACGTGGTGGCCAAGTACGGCCGTGAGGTCATCGACCGCGTCAGGGTGGATGAGGCTAATCGGCTGCGCGGCGACAAGACCGCCCGTAAGGTGGTCAAGTCATCTCGCTGGTTGCTGCTGCGCAATCGGGAGAACGTCACGCGTGAGGCCGATCAGATCCGGCTTGAGGAAATACTGGCGGCCAACAAGGCGCTGATGACCGTCTACGTGCTCAAGGACGACCTCAAGACGCTTTGGGCATATCGGCATCCCGGCTACGCCAGGCGCTTCTGGCATGAGTGGTACGGCCGAGCCATGGCCAGCGGCATCGCCCCACTATGTCTCTTCGCCAAACGGCTCAAGCCATACCTGCCAGGCATCCTCGCCCACAGCCGCTGGCCACTGGGGACCAATCTGGTGGAAGGCATCAACAACCGGATCAAGGTCATCAAACGCATGGCCTACGGCTTCCGCGATGACTATTACTTCTTCCTGAAAATCCGGGCAGCCTTCCCCGGAAATCGGTGA
- a CDS encoding ISNCY family transposase produces MAKSEVITVSMHELDRLKTVQAVVDGQLRPGVAAERLEITDRQFRRLLERYKQEGPSGLVSRRRGRPSNNRMPADRESVALGLIREHYADFGPTLAAEKLHERHGLTLSKETIRRLMTAAGLWVPRKQRPPKVYQPRNRRACYGELIQIDGSDHRWFEERAPACTLLVYVDDATSRIMELRFTHSESTFTYFAATRAYLERHGKPVAFYSDKASVFRVNKQGATSGDGHTQFARALFELNIEGICANSSQAKGRVERTHLTLQDRLVKELRLRGISTMEAANAFMAEFIADYNARFAKVPRNNHNAHRPLRPDENLDLIFAWREPRCVSKSLTIQYDKMLYLLADTPEHRKLAGRYIDVYHYPDGRIEPRANGAALPYTTYDRLSEVDQGAIVDNKRLGHVLQMAQYVQEKRDNTRSLSVPGTEGAPRKRGRPPGKKSQRSLDQNDMLEALKRLQRQPWPLNGTEN; encoded by the coding sequence ATGGCTAAATCCGAGGTCATTACAGTCAGCATGCATGAGTTAGACAGGCTCAAGACCGTCCAGGCGGTCGTAGATGGTCAGTTACGGCCCGGTGTGGCCGCCGAACGGTTGGAGATCACGGACCGGCAGTTCCGGCGGCTGCTGGAACGCTATAAACAGGAAGGCCCGTCCGGGCTAGTGTCGCGACGGCGCGGGCGACCCAGCAACAATCGCATGCCTGCGGACCGCGAATCTGTAGCCCTTGGCCTGATCCGGGAACACTACGCCGACTTCGGCCCGACCCTGGCGGCCGAGAAGCTGCACGAGCGCCATGGACTGACCTTGTCCAAAGAAACGATCCGCCGACTGATGACGGCAGCCGGCCTGTGGGTGCCGCGCAAACAGCGGCCGCCCAAGGTCTACCAGCCTCGTAACCGCCGCGCCTGCTATGGCGAACTGATCCAGATCGACGGCAGCGATCACCGCTGGTTTGAGGAGCGCGCGCCAGCCTGCACGCTGCTGGTGTACGTCGACGACGCCACCAGCCGGATCATGGAACTGCGCTTCACTCATTCGGAATCCACGTTCACGTATTTCGCGGCGACCCGTGCCTATCTGGAGCGCCATGGCAAGCCGGTGGCGTTTTACAGTGACAAGGCCAGCGTTTTCCGGGTCAACAAACAAGGGGCGACCAGCGGCGACGGCCACACCCAGTTTGCCCGGGCGTTGTTTGAGCTGAACATCGAAGGCATCTGCGCCAACAGCAGCCAGGCCAAGGGCCGCGTCGAGCGGACTCACCTGACCCTGCAGGACCGGTTGGTCAAGGAGCTACGCCTGCGTGGCATCAGCACCATGGAGGCCGCCAATGCCTTCATGGCGGAGTTCATCGCCGACTACAACGCGCGCTTTGCCAAGGTGCCGCGCAATAACCACAACGCCCATCGGCCACTGCGACCGGATGAGAACCTGGATCTGATCTTCGCTTGGCGCGAGCCACGCTGCGTGTCCAAGAGCCTGACGATCCAGTACGACAAGATGCTCTACCTGCTGGCGGACACCCCGGAGCACCGCAAGCTGGCCGGCCGCTACATTGATGTCTATCACTACCCGGATGGCAGGATCGAGCCGCGGGCGAATGGCGCCGCCCTGCCCTATACCACCTATGACCGGCTGTCGGAAGTGGACCAGGGCGCGATCGTGGACAACAAGCGCCTGGGACATGTGCTGCAGATGGCCCAATACGTTCAGGAGAAGCGCGACAACACACGGTCGCTATCTGTGCCTGGCACGGAGGGGGCTCCCCGCAAGCGAGGACGACCGCCCGGCAAGAAGTCGCAGCGCTCGCTGGATCAGAACGATATGTTGGAAGCGCTAAAACGCTTACAGCGGCAACCGTGGCCGCTTAACGGAACCGAGAACTGA